Proteins encoded within one genomic window of Humulus lupulus chromosome 1, drHumLupu1.1, whole genome shotgun sequence:
- the LOC133830683 gene encoding uncharacterized protein LOC133830683 yields MLHNFQFKTKRSEPREYLVTCANETCNWLVRASKYRNQDLFKVRKCNPNHTCCVEIVLEDHRQAKSIVVGELIKNKCKSIKRNYTPNDIMNDMNDDFGVTMGYTKAWRSREKALRLVRRNPDDSYQKLPIYLYMLKQANPGTITHLLTDKEDRFKYLYIAFSNSIKASTLDSNNNIFVLAFGIADSENDNSWLWFFSKLRDTYGEPEGLAIVSDRHKSIDNAVHMVYPNAFHGACMIHLLNNLKGKYGSHGEELQMNFIAAAKAYTKTECEHYMRGLDRIDRRIRPYLEKAKYETWARSYSPKKRYTMMTSNIAESLNAALKAAINLLIDILVECLRSLVQKWVWNNSNNANGTFTKVSTATENELRHDIVSKMKYEVLPFNIIEYQVRDQNGINFTVNIHNRTCTCNRFQEDEIPCGHAVAVIAKRNLSVYDYYAKFYRTETLKALYRENVHPLPHKDEWNLPQHLDIIVLPPNATIPAGRPRKKRIRSRGEHKVIITCGKCAQPGHNRKTCRNPPFEKPNKQKKPKT; encoded by the exons ATGCTGCATAACTTccagttcaaaacaaaaagatcagAACCTAGAGAGTACCTAGTTACTTGCGCAAATGAAACATGCAACTGGTTGGTGAGAGCATCTAAGTACAGAAATCAAGATTTATTCAAGGTACGGAAATGCAATCCAAATCACACTTGCTGCGTTGAAATTGTTTTGGAAGACCATAGGCAAGCAAAAAGCATCGTAGTTGGGGAATTAATAAAGAATAAGTGCAAGTCAATCAAAAGAAATTACACTCCAAATGACATCATGAATGATATGAATGATGACTTCGGAGTAACTATGGGATACACAAAAGCATGGAGATCAAGAGAGAAAGCTTTGCGTCTAGTAAGACGGAACCCCGATGATTCATATCAAAAGTTGCCAATATATCTTTACATGTTGAAGCAAGCAAATCCAGGAACAATAACACACCTACTCACAGACAAGGAAGATAGATTCAAATACCTATACATAGctttctctaactcaatcaagg CATCAACGTTAGATTCAAACAACAACATTTTCGTGTTGGCTTTTGGAATAGCAGACTCTGAAAATGATAACTCATGGCTTTGGTTCTTCTCCAAACTGAGAGACACCTATGGAGAACCCGAAG GATTGGCTATAGTTTCTGACAGACATAAGAGCATAGACAATGCAGTACATATGGTGTACCCAAATGCTTTCCATGGAGCTTGCATGATTCACTTACTCAATAATTTGAAAGGCAAATATGGGAGCCATGGAGAAGAGCTACAAATGAATTTCATTGCAGCAGCAAAAGCATACACAAAGACAGAATGTGAACACTACATGAGAGGCCTTGATAGAATTGATAGACGCATTAGgccttatttagaaaaagccaaGTATGAAACTTGGGCAAGATCATACTCGCCAAAAAAAAGATACACCATGATGACATCCAACATCGCAGAATCACTCAACGCTGCACTAAAAGCTGCAATAAATCTCCTCATTGATATCTTGGTTGAATGCCTTAGAAGTTTGGTTCAAAAGTGGGTTTGGAACAACTCAAATAATGCAAATGGAACATTCACAAAAGTCTCTACAGCAACAGAGAATGAATTGAGACATGACATTGTTTCAAAAATGAAGTATGAG GTCTTGCCTTTCAACATAATAGAATACCAAGTTCGTGATCAAAATGGGATAAATTTCACAGTAAATATACATAATAGAACATGTACTTGCAATAGGTTCCAAGAAGATGAAATACCTTGTGGCCATGCAGTAGCTGTCATTGCAAAGAGAAACTTGAGTGTGTATGATTATTATGCAAAATTCTACAGAACAGAAACGTTGAAAGCATTGTATCGAGAAAATGTTCATCCTTTGCCCCATAAAGATGAATGGAATCTCCCACAACACTTGGACATAATAGTGCTACCTCCAAATGCAACAATCCCTGCAGGAAGaccaagaaagaaaagaataagatcaAGAGGGGAACATAAAGTAATAATCACCTGTGGGAAATGTGCGCAACCAGGACATAACAGGAAGACTTGCAGGAATCCTCCATTTGAGAAGCCAAACAAACAGAAAAAGCCAAAGACATAG